The Anabas testudineus chromosome 1, fAnaTes1.2, whole genome shotgun sequence genomic sequence AAGTAAACCAAGTAAAAAGTAGGCTACCACCATTTTCATGTGCAGTGCAGTAAAAGTATACGTGGCATAAAGTATagcatcattttttattttttttttaaaccgcCTCGTTTGAATTGAAGTCGCCGTTTTGAGgttaaatgtgtttagttgTATAGCACAGCTCTGGCACTCTGCCCCTCTGATGACCACGTTGAGCCACAACGAGCCGTTTGCTCACCTGCAGCCGCGGAGGGCGCATCTTCACAGGGGGAGAGTCCCCGCCAGCAGGGGGCGGGGCCTGGAGCCGCTCAAGACGCCCAGCCTATCGCTCGGCTTGTCACTGCTGAGAATGCTGCTCACCTGTGCGCCAAAACGCAGACATCGCCTCACCTGGAGCGTCTACGATGGTGAAAATCAGATGAAATACGATGAGGATATTATTTTCCTGTGCGCACTGTTCGACCAAAGGGAAGAAGCGACAATTTTGAGCTGAGTTGAAGTTTCTACATCCAAGGTGCATTTATTCCAAACAAGATAATAACAAGTGAAGAAGCTCCAAGGACAAACAGGTAACTCGGGGATTggtatttgttttcactgcGACCTAATGTCAGAGTTTTGGTTGGTTTCAGTCTATCCAGTCTAGTTCATAAGTGAACTGATGAATTCCATAAAAACCACTCGTTGTTAAGCTGTAACCTTCAATCAACGACAGGCACTAAACATCTGGGAGAACAGAAGAGTGCATGAGGAAATCAAAGTAATTTCATAATGAAGCTAGAATGAATAAAGTCACACTTCCAGTGCGCTCAGCACTATTAAGGCAAATTGCAAACATGACAATGGGAGCTAGAGTTaaacttcaaaatgttttttattttcttacattataAAGATTGAATTCTAGCTCTGTACTTTACTGTTTTTGGAGGATGTGGTATAAAGCAGAAAGAAGCATGTATAAAAGATGAATATGTAGCctatgaatatatgaatacaAAGTCCTGGTTTTCAGGTATAATAAGTGTGGATTAAATTTCACTGACAGTTTCCTGCAGTGAAAAACCAGCAGGCTGACATGCTGGTGTGAAGGGTCACTTTCTGTGGGACGCAGTGTGGTGTATCATTtactcaaataaaacaaaaagtatgCTATGTATGGTTTTCTATgttgaatttgtattttaaacacagtttcactTTCACCGTAAAGAATACATTAAGAACACTGCACAGctaaatcagtttttatttaaataaaaaataaatcaaatctgCATTTTGAAGATGTTGAGACAGTGCCTTCATGATTTCTTCACGGTCCCTATTGGAACAATTGAAAATTTTTAAAACTGGAGAATGAAAGATTTCCCTTAACACAACGTACAAGACaaatttacagtaaattcaaaaaaggattttaaactAACGTTCAGTGGCTGATTTCCTTTATATTACGTTTTTATTATTACGTTATGGGATTTGAATGTAACCATTAAATTAATGCGTTTGGagtttttgttgatttaaataCGCCATAACTGGGATGGTCAGtattcagtgtttaaatatgaaatatacaCAGCGGCAATCCAGCGCCTACACAACCATCTACTTCACTAAATGTAGTAATAGCTGTATCACTAAAGTactacttaagtaaaagtatagGACATGACGTACTTGAAGTatcaaaaaactgaaatatgcaGATTGGCTCATTTCACTGTTATAATAAATTATCTGGTTTTATTACTGACATTATCATTTGTACGTGTACGTTTTTTCAGCTGGTTGAGATGATCATTTTAACTACTTCATATACGGTTAACTACTTTAGtccatcacacacatttttgtataaAATGATCTGCAATTCTATTGTACATATTATATAAATTAGCGTAAAATAGAAGAACTCGATTACCTCTAAACTGTACCAGAGTACTTTCCATCATATCTGTGTATGTTGACAGTTTCGATAGTACGCTACATTTTGAATTATAGACAAACCAGGGGAACAGGTGCTTCATTTTTCACTTGtcatctaaaataaaatctccTCTGTGTGCTTGTTGTATctacagacacactgacacttAAACAAGCACATAAGATGGTGTTCAtggaaaatactttttcttcctgtatttGAATACTCTAGTTGCCTGAGAGAGCGTGACCGTCAGCATTGTGACCAACGAAGCAAACTTCAGCTGATGTTTATGCGCTCCTCTCAAGTGTGGCCTTTCAAGCCATTTTCTAGTGGTAGAAAATGGCGACTTTGAAAATGATACATGAAATAGATTTATCAGTCCACTCTgtcagtgaataaaaaaaaaacactcctaTGAGAACATTAATTGTAATATAATATGCAACAGATAATGCATTTTTACACAATGGTGTATGAATCAGCATCATACAGACACTGTATGAATCACTGAGGATATAAAGCTGTCATCCATATGTATAAAGTATGTCTGCTGTTAATCACACAGTGAAAGAGCAGAGAAACCGATGAGAGAGAATTACCCTCCATCTCAAGCTCTGTATGTCACCAACTTGATTTTTCACCCAAGTGTGCAGATGATGTTGTGTTAAAATCCAGTCCCTAGCTTTTATATGTATTTGAAGTCAGTTATATTCCTCCAGTGTGGAGTCAGAGTTTGGTCACTAGCTCAgttctttatatttaataaaaattgtGATTTGATGTCAGGTATTTGCACTAATGCAGATGTTAGAAAATTCTGATTATAACAGGAGAGTGTCTGAAGCCCGTCTTCTTACAGCTAACCAGACCCTTGCTGGGCTGATGTTTGTCATTTCAGGTTTAAAGAAACGACCTTTAACCAAAGTTCATTTAATCAAAACTAGTCGGTTTGGAGTGTCCGCAGTGAACtaggatttttttgttgtgtcaGATACGAGGGGTTTGAAGATATGTGGTGACCAGACTGGGGGTTAAACTGTATGTTTCTTATACtctaatatgtaaatgtaaaacataaacaagcattagaaatctgaaaaacacagcaactgCTGGAAAAGCCTAATAAGGAGGTTTCCAGATTAGAAATACTGGGCGACCAAGAGAGCAATAAAGTGTATAAAACTCTGGGACACATTtcgtttttttaaaaaaagtacaaagagaaaaattggcttctctctgcctcttctcgATGGCAGACTTGTAAACCGGGGCTGTGCCGGGTCTTGGTCGGGCAGGTTTTATGACCAGAGCTCTGTCATTGCTCTGCACCATCCTCCTCATCCCTGACTGCCATCGCCCTGGGGGCCCCCCTGTGCCAGCTGTTTCCCTTAGGAGCACTCTAAGCACGACAGCGAACAGAGGGGGATGCTGCTGTCCTGGTTTGTTTACGGTTATGACAGTATGAGAATGAGTTGGGGGAACCATTCCACTGTGTGCACAAGTTGCATTCCCAAAAaattacagagcagcagctctggCTCCAGGCCAGACATGAAATAAATCAGCTTTGACCTTTAACATCAGACCTTTCATCAGGGAATTCCAAACTAATTGCTTTACGATTTCATTGCGACTGAAAAGCAACTCTGAGTGGGGTTTTCAACCTTTGAGAACGACGTGTAATCCTCTTAGTTTTGGTCGTATTTAGTCAACAAATTGAGATCTACTGTGACGATCCTTCACTGTCAGCCTGAGTGACACAGCTTGTGAGATGCCATCCTAATAACCAGGATGTGAGCCTTCCACTGATGCTTGACCTCTTGTTTCTGGACAACCTTGTTCAGTTGTCTCTGTCAGATGTGATATCACAAGAGGTGATCTCAGCACCAAGATACTAGCTTCAGACTActctcctgtttcctgttgtaaAGATAATTGTAGATGTTCATGCATGGGGGTGTGTTGTAAGTCAACAAGATTGTTTGGGCTAAGACATGTTTGGAGCCAAGCACAAGTCTTGCAGGCTGTCATAAATTTCAGGGACATGTCAAGCTTTAACAAGCTTCGTGACACCTTTAGAAATTCCTCCCTTTAGTCCCACCTCCTGCATGTGACGGCCGACTGACGCTGTTGAAGCGTACATGCCTGGAGTGTGCTGGGGACAGGATGCTGTTTCCGAGCGTGCGCACATAATTATATACATAATGTAATTGTCCTCATGTTATTGTTGAACTCTCATTCTCAGGCTCCTGAATGCCGTCAGTCTGCAACTGTTGATGCTTTCTGCCGCCAGTGTGTAAGAGGCGGGGCATTGTACGGGGCTCTTTTTGTAACTTGCCTTGAGGGTTGTTGTTGTAAATCATGTGTGATTCATAAAAAAACTGGTTCTCCTGTCTGCCAAATTTCATCTCCAAAAACCTCACAGACGTACAAATAGACTTTGGCCTGCAGCCATACCTCCCTGGAACTTCTTCCTTCACCAAACTGCTCTCCTGTCAACACTCCCCTTCTCTGTCAGCCCTCCCCCCATCTCACCAGCATTTATCTCCCCCCCAATGCCGCCCCTGACTTTGCATAGGGCCgatgatgttgttttctttgcGCTTGTCTTTGACTGTCCTCGATGGGAAGTCCCAGGCAGCGGATGTATGTGGCAGGCTTCTGCCTGGACACgtctgtctccccctctcttctgtctccacGGACACGCAGCGTGAGAACTGCAGTATCCATGGTGATGAAGGAGGTGTGTTTGGGGCTggttatttaaatgttgtagaCAGGAGGATTTAGGCCAGAATGTCTGCACCTGTGAAGTTCAACAAAGTTTGTTCAGCATAAGCTGAGCAACTTAAGTCTTTCAATCAGAAAAAATGACCTCAAGACTTCAAAGTGGTGTTTGGTTCGGTACAGCCATTAGGAAAGGCACCTGAGTGAGAAGAGTTCACATCAGATTTGAAGATTTAACCAtttgtctgttctctgttttacGCAGGTTCTTTGATGCATTGCTATTCCACCATGAGGTAATCTTCTCAGCGTCACCCAAAAGGTTGTGAAAACACTGAGCGGCTGACTTCATCAATATTCCTGCACCTGCACCAGCTGCTTACATGGCCCACCCTTACGAGCCCTGGTTACGGACAGCACCACCTAGTGGCAGCTCAGAAGACATGAACATTCCTCCCTGGTGGGACCTCCACAGGGACATCCAACcagggagctggatagacctaCAGACAGGGCAGGGTGTTGGCTTGCCTTCAGTGAGTCCGGGGAGCTCCATGGGGTTGCAGCCTTCTTTAGGGCCTTATGGTTCTGACCCACAGCTATGCACCATGCCTCCGGCTCAACATGCTCCAGCCTCGCACTCGTCTCACCTTTTTCCCCAGGATGGCTTCAAAATGGAGCCGCTGGCCCCTGAAATGTTGCAGCAAGAGCCATTCTCCTTGGAGGAACCTCAGGAGACCTCTGTCTCAGCCCGCCCCAAGCCCCAGCGTCGCTCTTCTTCCAGAGGCGCCGGCCAGGCCGTGTGTCGCTGCCCTAACTGCGTCCACGCTGAACAGCTGGGCCAGAGCACCGACGACAACAGGAGGAAGCACATGCACAACTGCCACATCCCGGGCTGTGGTAAGGCCTATGCCAAAACCTCCCACCTGAAAGCTCACCTACGGTGGCACAGCGGGGACCGGCCCTTTGTGTGCAACTGGCTCTTCTGCGGCAAAAGATTCACACGCTCTGATGAACTGCAACGccacctacaaacacacactggagccAAGAAGTTCAGCTGTGCATTATGCCCAAGGGTCTTTATGCGCAATGATCACCTCGCCAAGCACATGCGCACGCACGAGTCCCCACCAGGACCCGGTGAGGAGAGGGTGAACGGAGACGGTAGGATGGATAAGGGCTTTGATGCACCTACACCTCCTCAGTCATCCTCAAATGTGTCTGCATCTGACACCACAGAAtcacagctgaagctgaaatgtgagACAGACCCCTCAGTCTCCAGTGTGACAGGGCAGTCTGGCtaatttttatcattttgagaAGACATTTCTGATCCTGTTCAATCTCTGTCATAGAGGTGTCATAGTTTAATGATAGAgtagagaaaagaagaaaactttaACAGATGCAAATACGAAGTGTTTCATCTGTGGTCCTGTGAATTTATCAACTGGGGGAACTCAGTGATAATCCAAAAGTAATAACTCTCTATAAACAGGAATTTTACTGATTCTGTGGATAAAACTTTTCCTCTGTTTACTAAAGGTGAAAGTTTGTTAAGGAGGCAACTGAGCTGAAGCTGCAGACGTCTATTGCTGCTAGAGCTACTACTGCCAGTCGAGCAAGAGACTGGGATGGGTTCAACTGAAGGTGGCTTGTTAACgtgtttacagtgaaatcaaTCAAACGTGTTACTGGAAGGATTGGAGGAATTGTTTTTATCTCCAATACTGTTACATTTAGCAGTTTCAAAAGCAGCATTGCAAGTGAACAGAGAAAGGGCGACGTCGTGGCGTAAAAcaaattgtttgttttactgtgctAGAAGACACTAGTATGCAATACAgaattttatataaaaaaaataagtagcCATTTGGATACACACATATTGTGtgtaatatataattaaaatggtACATAAaccaacagaaaataatgttgTGCCATGGCAGCATCCTCTATAAATATAGCTAAGGTTATCTTAatgctgataataataatataatataatataatataatataatataatataatataatataatataatataatataatataatataatataatataaatttaagtgtttttgatAGCAAAACACTTACTGACAATGATCACACACTAGAAGAATGTGACAACAATGCAAAGAACCACTAAGCGTGACAATGATGTGAAAAAGGTGAACTCACAAATCACAAGTCAGTGCACCTGATGAATGAAAAGTGtgcacagacactgaaaacaatgGCAACCAacaggtaagaaaaaaaaaaaagaagccggacacaaagagaaaaatgctgCCTGGCTAAATGTATCCTGGTTCCTGTTGGGACATGCTGATGACAGTGGTCATACCTGGTATAAACATGACTCCACACaccccccccctcaccccaccccaccccttgTCAACACAATAAGCTGCTGGTGTTGAATGAGACATCAAGGATGAGGCTGATTTTCATTACATCATAAGGAAGGTAGCTGAATCCAGTGGCGTGTGcaacatttaaagctgcactcatcattatttttttctaaaaacagtTGGTCAGTTGATTATTAATAATGTGAAAGATGTTGTTCATGCCAATAGGAATCATCCAACAGGCGATAACAATCTAACTCTTCAGTTCCTCTTAATTGCACGTGGTATTTGGCTGTATTTGAGCtcctttgttttggttttcctggctttctgtttttactgttgcaAACACACCAcggcaagcaaaacaaaaagttcTGATGAAAAGTTCTGGCTAAGTGCCCTGCaccacacagcagacagacacacttcatgtgaatgctaatgttgctctgtTTCTACAGGAGGTGTTCTGACTTCCTTCGCTGATAATATGTCAATGTTGTTTACAGCTTGCtctgctgcccccaagtggcctAAAAGTGAACTGAACTGGCCTAAAAATgatacagttttattattataaatgtgcAACTAAAAGCATCTTAATGAAACTGATCTTGAATCATGCCTCAAAAGGTTAAGGCTGTTGTGGAAGCAAACAAATGTCCTACGAATACTATCCAGGTTTACCTCATTACGTGGCTTTATACAACTCCTGCAAATATAAGAGCTCGATAACATTTACAAGTcagaattacatttacattcacatttagtcatttggcagacgcttttatccaaagtgacttacaaggcaTAGGGCAACTTACAAGATATAAatcaaaggcagggtaagcttaaggaggtcttgcccaaggacccctactggaggtagagGTAGGCCACAACCAGGATTTAGAACCCTGGTCTCCTGCATTGGAGGACGGTGATGTTACTATTCCACTATGCTATAGTCCCAGGCATCAACAAAGAATGTGTGAAGGGCCTATCGTCAACACGTTTTATTAACAGGTGTTGGTGTTTCTAAAGCTGCAGTTTTTCCATGTTCATCACTGGCAAATTGTTTTGCAAAACACATGGATGAAACATCATTTTCAGTAGAATCAACATGCAGCAAAAGACTTACAAGACATGTAGCAGACATAGTTTAGGTTATTTCTTTTGGATATTTAACTCTCATAATCAATACTCTATGATCAGTAGTTCTGTAGCAAAGCAGTGTGAGCAGCtttacaatttaaaacacttttaggATGTATGTAAACCATCGAAGACACTAGGTTGAGATATTTTAGGGAGCTTGCATTATTGGAGGCTCACAATTGCTGTATTTATGTATAGAAGATAAGAAATGGAAGACCGTGCTTAAACATTAGTCAATTTTTCTGCAttgactattattattattattattattattattattattggttcTTGTTATTATAGATAGTTTTatgatatttttgtttattgtggTCAGTAGAACAAAATTGACAATTTTTTGTTAATTGGTTGCTGTAGTAAATGTTTTAGTTGTggaaactgtaataaaaaagttgaaaaaacattaaataagttAAGTTTCATGCTGTAATaacatgtattgtatgtatCTATTATTGtcctttattaaataaaaaaacatatccTGTGTCCATGTTGATCCTTTATTTACAGAAGACAGATGCAAATTTTTATTGTATATagtgcatttgcatttaaacaCTGCAACAGACAAATGTAGTATTAAAAGTAGAAGAACTACTACGACTACTATTAGTAGTTGAAGTGATAGCTAGTATCTGGACTAGTAATAATAGTGGTCCACCACATGGTCTTCGGGGCCAGTTGGTGTTTCTGAACTCATGAGTGTAAACTGACAGGGAACAACAAAATATTCCAAATGTAAGATTTAAAATcaattataaacatttaatctaCTTACAAGTGTCATAATATTTTTGAGCCTGTAAACTCTGGGATCTATGACTAAAACTTACTGTAATTCCATTCTGCCATTTTTAGAAGTGACagttaaattaaagctgacagtcTATTTACACTTTAAGCACAACTTTggtattattaattatttaatttcaaaccTACTGTGGTAACATACAAGGCCAAAATGATCAGAATTTGTTAATGTACTTTATATGAGCCTGACTGTACATTAACTATTACACTGGATGAATCAGGTTAGTTAAGGTCAAAATGTAGGGTGAAAGGTCAGGGTGGGTGTTTTCAGATGTGTTGGTGTCATCAGaatctcaaaataaaaacacatgtatgGTCAATGTAGACAACACCATAACTGGGTCAACCAACAAATAAATttaagtatatttatatatattagcTTTGTATCATACAGTTTGTGCAACTAGAACCTCAACAACCACACAGTCAAAATATTAATTCACGACGGTACATCAGTAATGTCGGAGCTAACCGCGGGCACTTGAAGGCACCACTAGCTGCAACCGGAAAGAGAATtataaaaacaggaagtacataaaacacatcaggCACAAGCTGTAGTGGCTCCATTTTCTAGCTAGCGTTGAACTTTTGTTTGTTCAATTTCAATATTAAAGCTCATATTTGCTGATTTCTATTACTTCTTGGACTGAAACGACGATTTTTTAAAGATGGGGGGCGGAGATTTGGTAAGTATAAACTTGGTAATTAACGATAGGCGCTTTCTGTGACATTTAGAAATCGCTaacaccaaactccattcaCATTTTAGGTGTTTATAAGTTCATTCGtcataacacaacacaacatgataCAACACCAGTAGCCCACCTTTTGGGAACTGTTATAAGCAACAATTAAGCAATGCTTTTGTCCTTTGTTCTTATCTTATTATTAACGTtatattttatctttgtgttgGCTGAACAGCAACTGGCAGCATTTAATGTACCAGCTTTAAGGATCAATATTTCTTCTATTcgaaaaatgaatatttatcaAACGATGctaaatatttgcttttatctttatctcGCAGAATTTGAAAAAGAGCTGGCATCCCCAGACTATGAAAAACATTGAACGTGTTTGgaaagctgaacaaaaacatgaGGCTGAACGCAAAAAGATTGAGGAGCTCCAGAAAGAGCTGAAGGAGGAACGAGCCAGAGAGGAAATGACCAGATACGCAGAGGAAACCGGTGCCATCAAGTTAGTTAATGTAGATCTCATCAGAAAAGATGTTTTGGTGGTTAAGGCAAAAAAGTAGTGTGTAACTCATGTTTGTGTAACTTTTTatgatgacagaaaaaaggaTGATCGCCTGGACTGGATGTACCAGGGCCCTGCTGGTCATGTGGCAAGAGATGAGTATCTGCTGGGACGTGCTATCGACAAGCAGATCACAGATCAGTACGAGGAGCCAGAGAGTGGTCCATCAGCTGAGACTGGCCTCCTGCCTGGGTCCATCTTCAGCCCCACCACCCCTGCCTCAAATCTCGACCTTGCTGCTAAAATCAGGGAAGACCCACTGTTTGAAATCAGGTTAGTAAGTTCTTTCTCTTAAACCCCTTTTAGAATGCACTCCCTTCCATTAATCTGACAGCATCTGAAAGCATCGGCCTCAGGTGTGAATGAGCACCCTGGTCACCTCTCTATAAAAGCTGTGACAGCAACCATACATAGTCAGACCTAGTGACTTTTAAtcactttcagtacaacacGTCTGAACTACATGAACTCAAATAAATGGAAAGGCATTAGGGCTATTATCTAAAATGAATACTAACCAAGTTAGTATCAAATTAAGAAGTGAAGTGAGAatgtcagagagaaaacatggGAGCTGGGGAACTACAGTATTTCATATTATCAGTGAAACAGACTCtaagaaaataaactgtttagCCTGTTTCTATCCTTAATAATTTCCAGTAAGTGGagtgaaactaaaaataatCTTCTGTCTATGATAAATATGGTGGTGCTTTCTGTCATAGTCATGTATGTCTGAATGAAGCCATGCGGAACATTaacaaaaaagagacaaatgtcTAAATGACAGAAAGTCGTTGCTTTCACAGATTGATGAAGGCACGAATGTTACATATCATTTGTTCTGAAAATATATTGAAAGTTGAAACaaattcatgttttctctgtgttcttAAGAAAACgtgaggaagaaaagaagaaagaagtccTGACTAATccagtgaaaatgaagaaaattaaagaaatggtAAAATGACAGTGTAACAGTTTTCTTCAcaaattttgatttttttgttatattatgCAAAACGCTCAGCTCACTAATGTCTGAGATTTAAATGATGTAATGTTTCCACTAACATGAGACAGTTGCAGTTAGATTTCTTTTAATATAACACAACATCTGTTGGTTCTCTCACAGCTGCGCCAGAATCTggagaagaaagacaagaaaaagaagaggaagaaggataaaaaggagaagaaaggagacaaagagaggagaaaagagaagaagcacAAAAGGAAGAGTTCAAGTTCGAGCTCGGACGAGGATGAGAAAAAACATAGGTATGTAAAGAGATtaattggtgtgtgtgtgtgtgtgtgtgtgtgttcaactAGCACCagacatatgaaaaaaaaatgtaaatgatttctACATGCATTTGACATTGATTGACACATAAAGGATGTTAAATAAGTCAATTATTGTCTTTGTTGTAATTTAAGGTCACATTCACAAGATGAATCTTCAGCAGACGCCAAGTCTCGTTCCCGCCATATTGCAGGCTATGGCCTACAGGTCAGTAAGGAGCCGAGATCTAAGCTACAATTTGAATTATCACTTTCTCACTGGACCAGAACCCATAACctctaatatttaaatgtgatcaCTCAGCTCCCTGCTGCCAGACATCACCAGTCCTCATTTCGCTCCAATCATTCAACGCGACGTGAGAGGAGTCGCTCCCGATCACCTCACAGGAACCACAGGGACAGCCACTCTTCCTCCGCTTCCTTACACAGAAGTGACAGGAAGGTTGACAGATCTTCCAGCCCACAGAAAGAGCGTTACCACAGAGAGAGGAACCATGTGTCCAAGTAAGAGTTCACAGGACTCCAGAAACATGTCAGATGGGTGGGCAGATTTCAGAACCTTCCTCTGGGGACTAGGAACCTTTTGAGAAACTTAGTTAATTTCTGATGGAGGAGCCAGGGTTTGCAGTTAGTTCTCGGGCAGTAGTTCTATCCTCCAAAAAAAGGCCCTGGTCCAGTCCATTCCAGGAACTATTGGTATGGCGCTACATAGATGAACATTGCTGATTGTTCAAAcagcaatgttttgttttgcaacattttgcatacagcattttaaaaaaatgcattcacaTAAAATAAGCGACCATACATAGATACTTTGATACTTTGACCCTGCTGAGGAAATGCAGATCACAGTTCCCTTAAACAGATTTCTTCCCCAGAGAGGGTTCCTGGATTTTAGTTCCTGGGAAAGAAGGAATGTTCCATTGGAAATGTTCTTTTAGTGTTTTCCTCCAGTAGTTTAATATTAACCATTATTGTCACATTTCTGCCATTTTATACCTTTGTTTCTCTTATTGCTTGCTTTTTGTGAAATGACTGTTTATTCTTGTCACTTTTAGACCTGCAGGTTCATTTGCTTAGTTCCTTTTCCTATTTGCTTTAAAGTAATCAGAACTTACAGTTTGAGTCAAATTCTCTTATTTAGAGCATTTTCCTAATCACCACCCACACTGAATCAGTCTCTGTCATTTTTTCTCGTCTCCATGTAGGAAGCTGTCAGCTGAA encodes the following:
- the LOC113162677 gene encoding transcription factor Sp6 isoform X2, whose translation is MAHPYEPWLRTAPPSGSSEDMNIPPWWDLHRDIQPGSWIDLQTGQGVGLPSVSPGSSMGLQPSLGPYGSDPQLCTMPPAQHAPASHSSHLFPQDGFKMEPLAPEMLQQEPFSLEEPQETSVSARPKPQRRSSSRGAGQAVCRCPNCVHAEQLGQSTDDNRRKHMHNCHIPGCGKAYAKTSHLKAHLRWHSGDRPFVCNWLFCGKRFTRSDELQRHLQTHTGAKKFSCALCPRVFMRNDHLAKHMRTHESPPGPGEERVNGDGESLLRRQLS
- the LOC113162677 gene encoding transcription factor Sp6 isoform X1, which codes for MAHPYEPWLRTAPPSGSSEDMNIPPWWDLHRDIQPGSWIDLQTGQGVGLPSVSPGSSMGLQPSLGPYGSDPQLCTMPPAQHAPASHSSHLFPQDGFKMEPLAPEMLQQEPFSLEEPQETSVSARPKPQRRSSSRGAGQAVCRCPNCVHAEQLGQSTDDNRRKHMHNCHIPGCGKAYAKTSHLKAHLRWHSGDRPFVCNWLFCGKRFTRSDELQRHLQTHTGAKKFSCALCPRVFMRNDHLAKHMRTHESPPGPGEERVNGDGRMDKGFDAPTPPQSSSNVSASDTTESQLKLKCETDPSVSSVTGQSG
- the cwc25 gene encoding pre-mRNA-splicing factor CWC25 homolog, translated to MGGGDLNLKKSWHPQTMKNIERVWKAEQKHEAERKKIEELQKELKEERAREEMTRYAEETGAIKKKDDRLDWMYQGPAGHVARDEYLLGRAIDKQITDQYEEPESGPSAETGLLPGSIFSPTTPASNLDLAAKIREDPLFEIRKREEEKKKEVLTNPVKMKKIKEMLRQNLEKKDKKKKRKKDKKEKKGDKERRKEKKHKRKSSSSSSDEDEKKHRSHSQDESSADAKSRSRHIAGYGLQLPAARHHQSSFRSNHSTRRERSRSRSPHRNHRDSHSSSASLHRSDRKVDRSSSPQKERYHRERNHVSKKLSAEELERKRREMMDEAKQREEDRENNVKRYKRQDEQEKQREQNAKQDRHAGFIHDMKLESAATSSLEDRVKRNIYSIQRTPASLDNFMKR